One bacterium DNA segment encodes these proteins:
- a CDS encoding glycosyltransferase has protein sequence PDVNILLADTPEEMAAQTVRILKDPALAQRLGENGRKLVEELYSWDAIVDQLDAAYYEIVKQKGAATTRS, from the coding sequence TCCGGATGTGAATATTCTATTAGCGGATACACCCGAAGAGATGGCAGCGCAAACGGTGCGAATTTTGAAAGATCCTGCCTTAGCCCAACGCCTTGGAGAAAATGGACGAAAGCTGGTTGAAGAACTTTATAGCTGGGATGCTATTGTGGATCAGCTCGATGCAGCCTATTATGAGATAGTCAAACAAAAAGGGGCTGCCACAACACGCAGCTAA